In Geobacter anodireducens, a genomic segment contains:
- a CDS encoding transcriptional regulator translates to MTIFDATIDRSTLMYRLGLLTRRWRQILDAQFQSAGLTDATWRPLLHLDFLGDGCRQKDLAAAVGIEGPSLVRLLDTLVAKGFVERSEDAADRRAKLLRLTPEGREVVTRIRATVTTLEDDLLSPFSDDDIARVAEVIGRLESTVGDARRRGKR, encoded by the coding sequence ATGACCATATTTGACGCGACAATCGACCGCAGCACCCTCATGTACCGCCTCGGGCTCCTGACGCGGCGGTGGCGTCAGATCCTCGACGCCCAGTTCCAGTCTGCGGGGCTGACCGACGCCACGTGGCGCCCCCTCTTGCATCTCGATTTCCTCGGTGACGGCTGCCGCCAGAAGGATCTGGCGGCAGCCGTCGGTATCGAGGGCCCCTCCCTCGTTCGGCTCCTCGACACCCTTGTCGCCAAGGGGTTTGTCGAGCGGTCGGAGGATGCTGCGGATCGCCGGGCAAAGCTCCTGCGCCTGACCCCCGAGGGGCGAGAGGTCGTGACCCGGATCCGGGCAACGGTGACGACCCTTGAAGACGATCTCCTCAGTCCCTTCAGTGATGATGATATCGCCCGGGTGGCGGAGGTCATCGGGCGCCTGGAGTCCACGGTGGGTGATGCCCGGCGGAGGGGAAAACGGTGA
- a CDS encoding MATE family efflux transporter, with protein MTRRGFRARYARERSKRVSIRRNVMNLSLPVLLSSLFQRLVAIVDIFLVGGLGAAAIAATGLGQLLVFVTMTVFWGLATGTTVVIAHLRGAGQRREARRAAFAACLACAGMTAAASALGWCFSDDLAAFLGARDDVLHLAAGYTRLVFLYLAFTTGLNILSAIMHGIGNTRTPMQAIILVNILHVLIAWPLIYGKLGLPALGVTGAAIAINASEAIGFLYLLVQALRLDYIRIGRPDTGLMGRIWRVGWPVALERIAQQGGQLFYSKFIIGYGTAAYAAHQIGLSIESLSFMPGAGMGIAAATLMGQALGAKKYRRARISHREALRLAVIVMGTMAAVFLTVPGPLIGLFTRDPAVIENGIVFLRLVAFAQVPLAISFVYAGSLRGTGDTFYVFLVTLGVMWGVRVFLSWVASDWLHLSLYAVWGVFVIDWYVRAAAFWWRYRRRDLHAVII; from the coding sequence ATGACGAGGAGAGGGTTCAGGGCACGGTACGCAAGGGAACGGAGCAAACGCGTCTCCATCCGCCGCAACGTAATGAACCTGTCGCTGCCGGTGCTCCTTTCCTCGCTCTTCCAGCGGCTCGTGGCCATCGTCGACATCTTTCTCGTGGGCGGGTTGGGAGCCGCGGCCATTGCCGCCACGGGGCTCGGCCAGCTCCTGGTCTTCGTGACAATGACCGTGTTCTGGGGGCTTGCCACCGGCACCACGGTAGTGATCGCCCACCTGCGAGGAGCGGGACAGCGCCGGGAAGCGCGGCGGGCAGCCTTTGCGGCGTGTCTCGCCTGCGCCGGCATGACGGCGGCGGCCTCCGCGCTCGGCTGGTGCTTCAGCGACGACCTGGCCGCGTTCCTCGGTGCCCGGGACGACGTGCTCCACCTGGCAGCCGGCTATACCCGGCTGGTCTTCCTCTATCTGGCCTTTACCACGGGCCTCAACATCCTTTCGGCCATCATGCACGGCATCGGCAACACCCGCACGCCCATGCAGGCCATTATCCTGGTCAACATTCTCCACGTGCTCATCGCCTGGCCCCTCATCTACGGCAAGCTCGGCCTCCCCGCCCTGGGGGTCACCGGCGCGGCCATCGCCATCAACGCTTCCGAGGCCATCGGCTTTCTCTACCTGCTGGTGCAAGCCCTGAGGCTGGATTACATCCGCATCGGCCGACCCGACACGGGACTCATGGGCCGCATCTGGCGGGTGGGGTGGCCCGTTGCCCTGGAGCGGATTGCCCAGCAGGGGGGGCAGCTCTTCTACTCCAAGTTCATCATCGGCTACGGCACTGCCGCCTACGCAGCCCACCAGATCGGGCTCTCCATCGAATCCCTGTCATTCATGCCGGGTGCGGGCATGGGAATCGCCGCCGCCACCCTCATGGGGCAGGCCCTGGGGGCAAAAAAATACCGCCGGGCGCGGATCAGCCATCGTGAGGCCCTGCGTCTGGCGGTCATTGTCATGGGGACCATGGCGGCCGTGTTCCTGACCGTGCCCGGACCGCTCATCGGGCTCTTCACCCGGGACCCGGCGGTCATCGAAAACGGCATTGTGTTCCTGCGGCTGGTGGCCTTCGCCCAGGTGCCGCTGGCCATCTCCTTCGTCTATGCCGGGAGCCTGCGCGGCACCGGCGACACCTTCTACGTCTTCCTGGTCACCCTCGGCGTCATGTGGGGGGTGCGGGTCTTTCTCTCATGGGTGGCGTCCGACTGGCTCCACCTTTCCCTCTACGCCGTCTGGGGCGTCTTCGTGATCGACTGGTACGTGCGGGCCGCCGCCTTCTGGTGGCGGTACCGCCGGCGGGACCTGCACGCGGTCATCATCTGA
- a CDS encoding DNA-binding protein HU (histone-like DNA-binding protein), with product MTKAELVDAVAKSANLTKAAADKAVGAVISAVSDALKKGDKVTLVGFGSFEVSTRKARTGRNPQTGKEIKIAAAKVPKFRPGKALKDAVAGKKK from the coding sequence ATGACCAAAGCTGAACTTGTGGATGCCGTAGCGAAATCTGCCAACCTGACAAAGGCGGCCGCGGACAAGGCCGTTGGCGCCGTTATCAGCGCCGTCAGCGACGCCCTTAAGAAGGGTGACAAAGTGACCTTGGTCGGTTTCGGCAGCTTCGAGGTGTCCACCCGCAAGGCGCGCACCGGCCGTAACCCCCAGACCGGCAAGGAGATCAAGATCGCTGCCGCCAAGGTTCCCAAGTTCCGTCCGGGCAAGGCCCTCAAGGACGCGGTTGCCGGCAAGAAGAAGTAG
- the ileS gene encoding isoleucine--tRNA ligase (IleRS; catalyzes the formation of isoleucyl-tRNA(Ile) from isoleucine and tRNA(Ile); since isoleucine and other amino acids such as valine are similar, there are additional editing function in this enzyme; one is involved in hydrolysis of activated valine-AMP and the other is involved in deacylation of mischarged Val-tRNA(Ile); there are two active sites, one for aminoacylation and one for editing; class-I aminoacyl-tRNA synthetase family type 1 subfamily; some organisms carry two different copies of this enzyme) — MDYKSTLNLPVTDFPMKANLPQREPEILAAWQRGDLYGTIAEAGKGKPRYVLHDGPPYANGHIHIGHALNKILKDIILKSKRMQGFDAPYVPGWDCHGLPIELQVEKNLGSKKHETTKLQMRKQCREYAEKFVHVQRVEFERLGVLGDWDRPYLTMSYDYEGITARELARFAENGGLYKGKKPVHWCSSCVTALAEAEVEYADKTSPSIYVKFLLQDDISTAVPALAGKRVSLVIWTTTPWTIPANLAVALHPELEYVALETGGEVLVVAEGLKDAFMAATGVQGNVIATFRADILYRKRCKHPFYDRDSIVLLGEHVTLDAGTGCVHTAPGHGQEDYELALVEGLDIYNPVDNRGRYIQSLEFFGGMFVFDANAAVMEKLREVGALVGQGSVEHSYPHCWRCKKPIIFRATEQWFISMEKNDLRQKALTEIDRVSWVPKWGRERIHGMIENRPDWCISRQRSWGVPITAFYCTECGEILADGKTMHHVADLFMEGGADLWYEKEAAELLPPGTVCPQCGKSAFEKEMDILDVWFDSGVSHAAVLENRPELGSPANMYLEGSDQHRGWFHSSLLASVGTRGVAPYREVLTHGFVVDGSGRKMSKSVGNVVAPEEVIKKYGAEILRLWVAAQDYRDDVRISQEILTRLAEAYRRIRNTCRYLLGNLNDFDPDVDMVPYDRMTELDRWALHQLEVLKEKVAAAYNEYEFHILYHAVNGFCTVEMSAFYLDIIKERYTSRKDAPERRSAQSVMYLVLESLVTLMAPVLSFTADEVWGYMPKRSESSVHLATFPEFRPEWKDESLVERWTRIMAVRGDVSKALEQARVQKTIGHSLDAAVTLAAEPGLLSFLQEYAGELATIFIVSRVDLVEEGAGDYPAAEGVSGLRIGVGAAPGEKCERCWHYDEGIGGDSEHPTLCPKCAAAVK; from the coding sequence ATGGATTACAAGAGCACCCTCAACCTGCCGGTCACCGATTTCCCCATGAAGGCCAACCTTCCCCAGCGGGAGCCGGAGATCCTCGCCGCGTGGCAGCGGGGCGACCTGTACGGCACGATCGCCGAAGCGGGCAAGGGCAAGCCGCGGTACGTCCTCCACGACGGGCCTCCCTACGCCAACGGCCATATCCACATCGGCCACGCCCTCAACAAGATCCTCAAGGATATCATCCTCAAGAGCAAACGGATGCAGGGGTTCGACGCCCCCTATGTACCGGGCTGGGACTGCCACGGCCTGCCCATCGAGCTCCAGGTGGAGAAGAACCTGGGGTCGAAAAAGCACGAGACCACCAAGCTCCAGATGCGCAAGCAATGCCGGGAGTATGCCGAAAAGTTCGTGCATGTCCAGCGGGTGGAATTCGAGCGGCTCGGGGTCCTGGGCGACTGGGATCGCCCCTACCTCACCATGAGTTACGATTACGAGGGGATCACTGCCCGGGAACTGGCCCGCTTTGCCGAGAACGGCGGCCTCTACAAGGGGAAAAAGCCGGTCCACTGGTGCTCCTCCTGCGTCACGGCCCTGGCGGAGGCCGAGGTGGAGTATGCCGACAAGACTTCCCCCTCCATCTACGTGAAGTTTCTGCTCCAGGACGATATCAGCACCGCCGTGCCGGCACTGGCCGGAAAGAGGGTGTCGCTGGTCATCTGGACCACCACTCCCTGGACTATTCCCGCCAACCTGGCCGTTGCCCTTCATCCGGAGCTGGAATACGTGGCCCTGGAGACCGGCGGCGAGGTGCTCGTGGTGGCCGAGGGGCTGAAGGACGCCTTCATGGCTGCCACTGGCGTGCAAGGAAACGTGATCGCCACCTTCCGGGCGGATATCCTGTACCGGAAGCGGTGCAAGCACCCCTTCTACGACCGGGATTCCATCGTCCTGCTGGGTGAGCACGTGACCCTGGACGCGGGTACCGGCTGCGTCCACACCGCGCCCGGCCACGGCCAGGAAGACTACGAGCTGGCCCTGGTGGAGGGGCTCGATATCTATAACCCGGTTGACAACCGGGGCCGCTATATCCAGAGCCTGGAATTCTTCGGCGGTATGTTCGTGTTTGACGCCAATGCCGCAGTCATGGAGAAGCTCCGGGAAGTGGGTGCGCTGGTGGGCCAGGGGAGCGTGGAGCACTCCTACCCACACTGCTGGCGGTGCAAGAAGCCGATTATCTTCCGGGCCACGGAGCAGTGGTTCATCTCCATGGAGAAGAACGACCTGCGGCAGAAGGCCCTCACGGAGATCGACCGGGTATCCTGGGTGCCCAAGTGGGGGCGGGAGCGGATTCACGGCATGATCGAGAACCGTCCCGACTGGTGCATCTCCCGCCAGCGTTCCTGGGGTGTTCCCATCACCGCCTTCTACTGCACCGAGTGCGGCGAGATCCTGGCCGACGGCAAGACCATGCATCACGTGGCCGATCTCTTCATGGAGGGAGGGGCCGACCTCTGGTATGAGAAAGAGGCCGCCGAGCTTCTCCCGCCGGGGACGGTCTGCCCCCAGTGCGGCAAGAGTGCGTTCGAAAAGGAAATGGACATTCTGGATGTCTGGTTCGACTCCGGCGTTTCCCACGCCGCGGTTCTGGAAAACCGCCCCGAACTGGGCTCGCCGGCCAACATGTATCTGGAGGGGAGCGATCAGCACCGGGGCTGGTTCCATTCGTCGCTTCTGGCTTCCGTCGGCACCCGCGGGGTTGCGCCGTACCGGGAGGTGCTCACCCACGGCTTCGTGGTGGACGGCTCCGGCCGGAAGATGAGCAAATCGGTGGGGAACGTGGTGGCCCCGGAGGAAGTGATCAAGAAATACGGCGCCGAGATCCTCCGGCTCTGGGTGGCCGCCCAGGACTACCGGGACGACGTCAGGATTTCACAGGAGATCCTGACCCGCCTGGCCGAGGCCTACCGCCGCATCCGCAATACCTGCCGCTACCTGCTGGGGAACCTGAACGACTTCGACCCGGACGTGGACATGGTCCCCTACGACCGGATGACCGAACTGGACCGGTGGGCCCTGCACCAGCTCGAGGTGCTGAAGGAAAAGGTCGCCGCCGCCTACAACGAGTACGAGTTCCACATTCTCTACCACGCGGTGAACGGCTTCTGCACCGTGGAGATGAGCGCCTTCTATCTGGACATCATCAAGGAGCGCTACACGAGCAGGAAGGATGCCCCGGAACGCCGCAGCGCCCAGAGCGTCATGTACCTGGTGCTCGAATCTCTGGTCACGCTCATGGCCCCGGTTCTTTCCTTCACGGCCGACGAGGTGTGGGGGTACATGCCGAAGAGGTCAGAATCCAGTGTCCACCTGGCAACCTTCCCCGAGTTCCGCCCCGAGTGGAAGGATGAGTCTCTGGTGGAGCGGTGGACCCGGATCATGGCGGTGCGGGGCGATGTGTCCAAGGCCCTGGAGCAGGCCCGGGTGCAGAAGACCATCGGTCACTCCCTGGACGCGGCAGTGACGCTGGCGGCCGAGCCCGGGCTGCTGTCGTTCCTGCAGGAGTACGCCGGAGAACTGGCCACGATTTTCATCGTTTCCCGGGTGGATCTGGTGGAGGAAGGGGCCGGCGACTACCCGGCAGCGGAAGGGGTAAGCGGGCTCAGGATCGGTGTCGGTGCCGCGCCTGGTGAGAAGTGTGAGCGCTGCTGGCACTACGACGAGGGGATCGGCGGCGACAGTGAGCATCCGACCCTGTGCCCGAAGTGCGCGGCGGCGGTCAAGTAG
- a CDS encoding cytochrome C — translation MLRLLAGIIALAVPVVAATGGTATAAAPPAAGSGCVGCHGNASTMKELGYPHFTVTPQEVLAQTGMPADCHLCHGGSPDAVVKDKAHAGMGRLVAVRKKGLTGETVERKHPLSLGSNPMERIKLMTDKAGRAAPDQSVSIILWQDKRIDTLSQDFGRMEKSCGACHARQFAEFTRSTMARNGKQSAYRTWTDRKRGPHNCGAWFGDNHEAIAANTAAPFDRATNALNQRQCNTCHVGCLDCHYDPQPADPADPKKGMHGFRRTPRPESCYGGGRGQTCHAGPEERRRGAGYFGGVYANPEGAAPDVHLQAKVTCLDCHESSRNGNGLTHAMVKRQATCDRCHGTIVASHGTSVHRTLTCEACHVRNVGGYQGTYWGPGILGGTGTPFFKYKEYYGIMDDPILIRDQKGRWIPVKPYPMAVMNVKGAGLKPGLHWRWPATLPDLERTGDAYGYVGLVGGLPENNKALLWIQMDKVSHKYGQPRPCDSCHGTADGAQRREVSWEFTDAGALPFSGSHTVVADARGLAIHNISTPERIETTAGTAVSSFAPWFYLKNAWTIPGDFSLPAIGDRTRYERLRDNRDQARNAGIIHR, via the coding sequence ATGCTCAGACTGTTGGCGGGGATTATCGCGCTGGCTGTCCCCGTGGTCGCGGCAACCGGTGGAACGGCTACTGCTGCCGCGCCTCCCGCCGCCGGGTCGGGATGCGTCGGCTGCCACGGCAACGCCTCGACCATGAAGGAACTGGGCTACCCCCACTTCACCGTCACCCCTCAAGAGGTCCTGGCCCAGACCGGCATGCCGGCTGACTGCCACCTCTGCCACGGCGGGAGCCCCGATGCCGTGGTGAAGGACAAGGCCCACGCCGGCATGGGACGGCTCGTGGCAGTGCGGAAAAAGGGGCTCACCGGAGAGACGGTCGAGCGAAAGCACCCCCTTTCCCTGGGCAGCAACCCCATGGAGCGGATCAAGCTCATGACCGACAAGGCCGGCCGCGCCGCACCGGACCAGAGCGTGAGCATCATCCTGTGGCAGGACAAGCGCATCGACACCCTGTCCCAGGACTTCGGGCGCATGGAGAAGAGTTGCGGAGCCTGCCACGCGCGGCAGTTTGCCGAGTTCACCAGGAGCACCATGGCCCGCAACGGCAAGCAGAGCGCCTACCGCACCTGGACGGACCGGAAGCGGGGCCCCCACAACTGCGGGGCCTGGTTCGGCGACAATCATGAAGCCATCGCCGCAAATACGGCGGCCCCCTTCGACCGGGCCACCAACGCACTCAACCAGCGCCAGTGCAATACCTGCCACGTGGGGTGTCTCGACTGCCACTACGATCCCCAGCCCGCGGACCCCGCCGACCCGAAAAAGGGAATGCACGGCTTCCGCAGGACTCCCCGGCCCGAAAGCTGCTACGGCGGCGGCAGGGGGCAGACCTGCCACGCGGGCCCCGAGGAACGGCGGCGGGGGGCGGGCTATTTCGGCGGCGTCTATGCCAACCCGGAGGGGGCGGCTCCGGACGTCCACCTGCAGGCCAAGGTCACCTGCCTCGACTGCCACGAGTCGAGCCGCAACGGCAACGGACTGACCCACGCCATGGTGAAGCGCCAGGCAACCTGCGACCGGTGCCACGGAACCATCGTGGCCAGTCACGGGACATCCGTTCATCGCACCCTCACCTGCGAGGCCTGCCACGTGCGGAATGTGGGCGGCTACCAGGGGACCTACTGGGGGCCTGGAATCCTGGGGGGAACCGGCACGCCGTTCTTCAAGTACAAGGAATACTACGGAATCATGGACGATCCGATCCTGATCCGCGACCAGAAAGGGCGGTGGATTCCGGTAAAGCCTTACCCCATGGCCGTGATGAACGTGAAGGGCGCCGGACTCAAACCCGGCCTCCACTGGCGCTGGCCCGCCACGCTGCCCGACCTGGAGCGGACCGGCGATGCCTACGGCTACGTGGGCCTCGTGGGAGGTCTGCCGGAAAACAACAAGGCGCTCCTCTGGATCCAGATGGACAAGGTCTCCCACAAGTACGGCCAGCCCCGGCCGTGCGACTCGTGCCACGGCACTGCCGACGGCGCCCAGCGCCGGGAGGTGAGCTGGGAGTTCACCGACGCCGGAGCCCTTCCTTTCAGCGGCAGCCATACGGTGGTGGCCGATGCCAGGGGGCTCGCCATCCACAACATATCGACACCGGAACGGATCGAGACGACCGCGGGCACGGCCGTCTCCAGTTTTGCACCCTGGTTCTACCTGAAGAACGCCTGGACCATTCCGGGCGACTTCTCCCTGCCGGCCATCGGGGATCGCACCCGGTACGAGCGGCTCAGGGACAACCGCGACCAAGCCCGTAACGCCGGCATCATTCACCGCTGA
- a CDS encoding hybrid sensor histidine kinase/response regulator: MTTPTPIRMLILEDSEDDLLLLLREVRRGGIDPAYERADSAEGLHRALDAGEWDVIVSDYNMPQFGALPALNIVKERGLDVPFIIVSGKIGEDLAVAAMKAGAHDYLMKGNLSRLVPAIERELREADERRRRRQAEEAMHAQFNQISTIFDSLNALVYVVDMNTYELLYLNKFGAQLFGDAWEGRTCHDVLQGGRATPCDFCTNDKLIMDGKALPPYIWEYQNSISSRWYQCIDKAIRWTDGRMVRMEIAIDITERKEMERMKDEMISAVSHEMHTPLTAMMGFTEFLLENEVDRDLQKNYLRTIYRETERLNELITNFLQLQRLKASMVKFRITPIAVGLLVADVVSLYAAASKKHRIVVDCPPDLPPVRGNEEQLYQAISNLVSNAIKYSPDGGDVTIGASATADIVTLWVRDQGIGISPEFQEKIFERFFRVDNSDRRKVGGAGLGLTLVREIVATHGGRAWVESAPGKGSTFFISLPAMT, from the coding sequence ATGACCACACCGACACCCATTCGCATGCTGATCCTGGAAGATTCCGAGGACGACCTCCTGCTTCTGCTGCGCGAGGTGCGCCGCGGGGGAATCGATCCCGCCTACGAGCGCGCCGACAGCGCCGAAGGGCTTCACCGTGCCCTTGACGCCGGGGAGTGGGACGTCATTGTCTCGGATTACAACATGCCCCAGTTCGGGGCGCTTCCCGCCCTGAACATCGTCAAGGAGCGGGGCCTGGACGTTCCATTCATCATCGTATCGGGCAAGATCGGCGAGGATCTGGCCGTTGCCGCCATGAAGGCTGGAGCCCACGACTACCTCATGAAGGGCAACCTTTCCCGCCTCGTCCCGGCCATCGAGCGGGAACTGCGCGAGGCGGACGAACGCCGGCGCCGGCGCCAGGCCGAAGAGGCCATGCACGCCCAGTTCAACCAGATCAGCACCATCTTCGACTCTCTCAACGCCCTGGTCTACGTCGTTGACATGAACACCTACGAGTTGCTCTACCTGAACAAGTTCGGCGCCCAGCTCTTCGGAGACGCGTGGGAAGGCCGGACCTGCCACGACGTGCTCCAGGGGGGCAGGGCCACCCCCTGCGACTTCTGCACCAACGACAAGCTGATCATGGACGGCAAAGCGCTCCCGCCCTACATCTGGGAGTACCAGAACAGCATCAGCAGCCGCTGGTACCAATGCATCGACAAGGCCATCCGCTGGACCGACGGACGCATGGTCCGGATGGAGATCGCCATTGACATCACCGAGCGCAAAGAGATGGAACGGATGAAGGATGAAATGATCTCGGCAGTCAGTCACGAGATGCATACCCCCCTCACCGCCATGATGGGCTTTACGGAGTTCCTGCTGGAGAACGAGGTGGACCGGGACCTTCAGAAAAATTACCTGCGGACCATCTACCGGGAGACCGAGCGGCTCAACGAGCTCATCACCAACTTCCTGCAGCTCCAGCGGCTCAAGGCGAGCATGGTCAAGTTCCGGATAACGCCGATTGCCGTCGGCCTGCTGGTGGCGGATGTCGTCTCGCTCTACGCCGCCGCCTCCAAGAAGCACCGGATTGTGGTCGACTGCCCCCCTGACCTGCCGCCGGTGCGGGGGAACGAGGAGCAGCTCTACCAGGCCATTTCCAACCTGGTGTCCAACGCCATCAAGTACTCACCCGACGGGGGCGACGTGACCATCGGCGCCAGCGCCACCGCCGACATCGTAACGCTCTGGGTCAGGGACCAGGGGATAGGAATCTCTCCAGAATTCCAGGAAAAAATTTTCGAGCGCTTCTTCCGGGTCGACAACAGCGACCGGCGCAAGGTGGGCGGCGCAGGCCTGGGCCTGACCCTCGTGCGGGAAATCGTGGCCACCCACGGCGGCCGGGCCTGGGTGGAGAGCGCGCCGGGCAAAGGAAGCACCTTCTTCATCTCCCTGCCGGCCATGACGTGA